Sequence from the Gemmatimonadaceae bacterium genome:
TATGGCGGCGTATTCGCAAGATTTGCGTGATCGGGTGCTCCGAGCGTTGGATCGCGGGGACGGGGTGACGGCCACGGCGCGGCGCTTTGAAGTCAGCGTGCGGTGGGTGGATGAGGTGAAACGCCGGCATCGGGTGCACGGCGAACGCGAGAGTCGGCCGGTCGGCGGGTATCGGCGGTCCCGAGTGGCGGGCTTGGAGCCGCAGCTTCGGGCGTGGATCAAGGCGGAGGCGGATCTGACGTTGGCGCAACTCTGCGAGCGGCTGGCGGACCAGGGCGTGACGATTCAGCCGTCCGCGCTGTGGCATCAGCTCGATCACTGGAAGCTCACCTATAAAAAAAACTCTACACGCCAGCGAGCAAGAGCGCGACGACGTGCAGGCGGCGCGGCGCGCCTGGATTGAGACGCAGCCCGCGCTGGACATCGCGACGCTGGTCTTCTTGGATGAGACCGGCACCAGCACGAACATGACGCGCGCCCGGGGGCGGGCTCCCCAAGGCGAACGCTGTATCGCCGCCGTCCCGCACGGACACTGGAAGGCTACGACGTTCATTGCCGGCCTGCGCTACAACGACATCACCGCGCCGATGGTGCTGGACGGGCCAATGGATGGGCCGGCCTTTCTGGCCTATGTGCAGCAATGCTTGGGGCCGACACTGAAGCCGGGCGACCTCGTCATCGCCGACAATCTGTCCTGCCACAAGGTGGCCGGGGTTCAGGAGGCCATCGAGGCACGGGGCGCCACGCTGCGCTACTTGCCGCCCTACTTGCCGCCCTACTCCCCGGATTTGAATCCCATCGAGCAAGTGTTCGCCAAACTCAAAGCCCTGCTGCGCAAGGCGGCCAAGCGCACGGTCGATTCACTCTGGGAGGAAATCGGACGACTCCTCAGCGCCTTCACGCCCGCTGAATGTCAGAACTACTTCGCCTCCTCAGGATACAACGCATGAGTAACTCAAAAGTGCTCTAGACAGCTCATCGATCGTTGCTTCGAGACCGGCGAGGTGCAGGAGATCGAACACGCGATCGGAGACGGGATATGGATGCGCACGCGCATCGCTGCGCTGAGCCCGGGCCGCAAGATTCGTCAGATCATGATTGTCTCCACCGACGTTACCGCACGCAGGAACGCGGAGGCAGCAAGGGTCTATCTCGAGGCGCAACTGCAGCAGGCCCAGAAGATGGAGTCCGTGGGCCGCCTGGCGGGCGGCGTGGCCCATGACTACAACAACATGCAGGCGGTGATCCTCGGCTACGCCGAGCTGGCCCTGTTGCGCGCGGACGCGCCGCCGCCGCTCCGCCAGGACTTGACGGAGATTCACAAGGCGGCCACGCGATCCGCCCAGATCACGCAGCAGCTCCTCACCTTCGCGCGCAAGCAAGTCATTCAGCCGCAGGTGCTTGACATCAACGCCACCGCGGCGCACTCGCTCACGATGCTGCGGCGGCTGATCGGCGCGCAGGTGCAGTTCATCTGGACACCGGCCGGCGACCTGTGGCCGGTCATCATGGACGCCGGCCAGGTGGATCAGATCCTGACCAACCTCTGCCTCAACGCGCGCGATGCCATCGGGGGCGCGGGAACGCTGGTCATCGCCACCGCGAACCGCGTGGTGGATGCGACGCAGTGCGCGGTGCTGCGCGAGACGGCCCCCGAAGCGGTGCCGGGGGATTTCGTCCAGCTCACCGTCACCGACAGCGGCGGCGGCATGAGCCGTGACATGATGGCGCAAGTCTTTGAGCCGTTCTACACGACCAAGGGCGTCGGCGAAGGCACCGGCCTTGGGCTGGCTTCGGTGTACGGTGCCGTCAAGCAGAGTGGTGGTTTCATTGCGGTGGCGAGTGTGCTGGGTGAAGGCACGACGTTCAGCGTCTATCTCCCCCGGTGCACGGCGGCCTTGGCGGTGTCACGGGCGCCGGACCCGGCCGCACCCCATTTGCGGGGCCAGGAGACCATTCTGGTGGTGGAGGACGAACCTGCGGTGCGTCGCATGACCGTCCAGGCGCTCGAGCTGCAGGGCTACACCGTGCTCGCGGCCGACCACCCGCGCGACGCGATTCTCCTGGCGCAGGAGCATGGCGACGCCATTGCGCTATTGCTGACCGACGTGCAGATGCCCGAGATGAGTGGCTACGATCTGGTCGTGGCGCTGCGGTCGTCCCACCCGTACCTCAAGCATCTCTTCATGTCCGGGTACCCCTCCGGGCACCCGGTGCACGGCCGCGCGGGAGAGGGCCAGCCAGAGGACGCGGACCGCTTCATCGCGAAACCGTTCAGCCTGGCGACACTGACCGCCAAGGTGCGCGAGGCGCTGGACGGGGCGTAGGGCGCGGGTGGGCACTGAGGAGGAGGTGCGCCTGGCGGTCGCGTGGAATCGTTGGGCGGTCGCGCCATGGCGAAGACCTTTCGTCGCGCTCGACATTGCCTGCCTTGATACGGAGATCAGGCAGGGGCACACGCATGGCGCGGTGCGGTGTGATCATCCTCCCGACTTTTCCGCTGTTTTCAACACTATACGCCGAATGGTCGCGACTGTAATCAACCCATCTCTATTGTGCCGATGAGATACCTGAGAATAGGGGAGATCGGCCATCGCCCGTGCCCAGTTGCCGTAACTCCTCGTGTGGCGTGCCTGCGTGTTCCACCGCAGGAGGCGGCGTCCCGGCGACACGCGCATTCGCGCGCCGTCGCCGGGACGCCGCCTCGGGGCTGGCCGCCCGAGTCTTGCCCGTCAGTTCTTGCAACCCGAGGCAGAGAAGTCGGCGTCGATGCTACCCCAACTGTTCGACCCGATCAGCGACGAAGCCTTCACTTGTAGCGTATATTCGCCGCTGGTCTTGGCGACCAAGCAGAGCGCGGGGTCGTATTTTTCGCTGCGCTTGAGAACCGTTCCAGCACTGTCCAGAATCGAGATTTGAATGTTGCCCATCCGCGGGCATCCGTTTGCCGCGAACCAGTAGGCCTTGCCGGCCTCGAGAGTAATCTTCTTGGTTTGCTTTTCATTCAGGTGAAAATCGCCGGCGATCCTGACGAGGGACTCAGCCCCGGCTGGATGCGGGTCGCGGGGAACGGCCGAGGTGCGGCAACTCTGCGCTCGTGCCAGTGAAGGCGACAGGTAGAGGAGCAATGCAACGGCAACGGTCGTGATCCTCATTGTGGTCCTCGTAGTGGTTGTGTGAAACCTCTGAATGATGCCGAAGCGCCGCGTTGTATTGACGTTCTTCATGGTCCGTACGTCCCTAATCCTGCGTGAGTTGTGTTCATTGGGCGCTGAGCTATTCAGCACGAGCGAGGCGAAGACGACGCAATGAACGACGAATGCCGACCGGAATGAAAATCACCCCAGGGTTGAAGTTCGTTCCGGACTCGATTCTCCGCCATTCCTGATTTCCTTCTCCTCGACCGCGTCGAGCTCGCAAGCACCGACCAACCGAAACTCACGCAAAGTCAAGGTTCAATCACGGTTATGCAAGTATGGCACGACGCTGCACGCCGGGCAACCAGCCCGCGCGGGGTGTCGTCGCTTCATGCCAACTATCCCGCTACACGTCATCGACGCCTCTGGCCGTCAGTAGGAGAACATCATGAATGACTGGTGGACCGAACAGCACATGCTGGAGGTGGCGCGTGCGCACCTCTCGCCTGAGGATACCACAGAGGGTCTTTTCACCTGCGCCTCGTTCGGAGCGAGTTTCTACCTTGCCGCTGCGACGCTTGGCTTGGCCAGTCTCTTCTTCGTGAAGCGCTACATCATGGTGCTCACCCCGATTGCCGTTCACTTCGTTGAGCACAAGGCTCAGCTTCGGGCAACGGAAGTTGTCGGAGTTCTCCATTTCCCGTACGACCAGCTCTCCGTACGATTCAGGCGAGGACTCCTGAACAACTTCATCACCTTCCACGCAGCAGGCGGCGGGACCACGGAGATGCAGTTCCCGAAGCGGCGCTACGCCCCCAGTTCCGCCCTTACGAGCTGGGATTCGGTGTGTGAGATTCTACGGACGAGGTGCACCGTCCTTCAGTAGTCCTACCACCGGTCTGCTTTCTGGCCGAAAGGTCCAACACCACGCTCGACCTGACCGGGCGGTGGTATCGTGGGCCGGCGGGTAAGCACAAACGTTCGGTTGGGCAGAGACCTGATGGATTGTCGCGAGGAGGCACGTGCCGATGATCAACGCGGGCAGCACAGACAAGGACGACAGTAGGATCAACCAGTTGGCCGCCGACATCAGGAGTATCTACGCGGCCACCGCCCAAGAGTGGGTCCTCTGGTGGATTGTTGCGCTTGCCCTAGCCGTTGCCGCTCTGGTTTGGGTTGGCACGGAGGTCTATCGCTCCGGCCTCGCGACGGTACTGCTGTTTGGCGCACTCACCGTCATTGCCGGGCTGGCGGTTCTTGTGTTGGGAGATCTGATCCGCGACAACATTAGAGCGCGAGACACGACTCGGAAACTGCAGGCGTTGGCCTCGCGAACGGACTTCACTCGTCGCGAGATGTATGACGCCGCCTGCGGACAGCCCGAGATCTCTCGGATGAGTTGGTTCCTGCGACTCATCGATCCTGCGAGGTGCGCGTTCGATGAGGTGTTCGTTGAGGCGTTCGGCAACGCGTACGCTGCATTACAGGACCCGCAAACGCCTCTCGGCATCTGCTTCGCGAGATGGAGCAGATGTTCCAATGAGGGCGAGAAACTGGCCGATCAAGACAAGACCGACGAAGATGCTTGGAGGCTCGTGGGTGTCGCGCACTTCTGGCGAGCGCTGATTTTCGCGACATGTGCCGAGCAAAGGAGGAGTTACAGGCAGACCATGGCGATCGGCAGCGGCTCCATCCGCTCGTCGTGGCAGACGTTTGCGGGCTGGTCCGTCGAAGCCACCGAGAGGGGCGCCCCGTATTTCTGCCCTGTCCCGGAGGAGAGGCTCCAGGAGCTGCGCACGCGCATGGAGCGACTCCAGGTTCTCTCAGAACAGGCGGCGGCGACAGACCCACGGCACCAGCTGGCTGTCGTTCCCGAGGGCGGCCACTGGCTGGGGATACTTCCCGGAGTCACCGCCAAAGACATCACCTCCTATGCGGAGGACTTGGGGGTGCTGTCAACCATGATGGGGTATCAGCCACGGCCCTGCCGAGGGCCGACGAAATAGGGCCTACGCAACAGCAATTGACTCGATGTTTCTTGCCGCGCGGTCGGATGGTGTAGTTCCACGCGCCCTGAGGGTGCTGAATGTTGCCCGGCGCCCCCCGGCTTACCAGCCGGAGCCGCGCGGTGTGCCCGCTCGTCCGGAATCGAGTCCCCGCGCGGCAACGACAACCCGTCGCGGGGCCGACCGGCCGACCCGCGACGCGGGCAGGCGGGCGACAGACGGGCGACAGACCCCACGTGGACTGCACACGGGCTGCACACGGGACTGCACACGGGCTGGTGGCGCGGCGTGAAGTGTCGCGCCATACTTGCACAACCGCGAATGAACCACACCGCCCCAAGGGGCGGGGTATCACTGCCCGAACCCTCGTTGATACTGTCGCCGCAAGCGGCGGGGAATGGACCCGACAGGTGATTCAAATTCCTTCTGTGGAGGTTCCATGCGAAAGGTTGCCGTCGCCGTCGCCCAGGGACTGATCTGCGTCGTCGGTGGCATCGCAGCGCTCGCTGCAACGGCCATCGGGCAGACTGCGACTCCAAAGCCGCTATCCGTGTTGTCGTGCGGGGCGGGGCAGCGGATCGTGATCGCGGCGTCCCCAGTGAAGAGCCCCAACGCGGCCGGTGTCTACAAGCACAGCGGGTCGAGCGGTGTCTCCGGCCCGGGCCTCGTCGGCATTATCATCCGCCTCGTTGACCCCCCGCGATTCGACGATGTCACGCCCGAATTCAAGACGGCCATCGGGGCGGTGCTCGACCCGGTCGATTTGCGGCAGTTGCTGCTGGCGCGGGCAGAGCAGGTCATCAAACCTCGGACCTCCTGCGAAACGGTCTTCCTGCCGGTGACATGGGAAGGGGAAGAGCCTGCGGCGTTCCGCCCGTCGGATCGGGTGGTCGCCATCTCCTTGTCTTTCTTATTCATCGGTGAACGGCCTGCCATCACGGCGCTCCTGGCAGTGTCAGTCACGACCGGTGAGAATATCGCCGAGACCGATAAGCGCGCCCCAGAGATCAGGAAGATCGTGGAGGAGATAAATCAGCTGAAGCCGTACTTCCCGGTCTACAACAAGCAACCCGATGTCGCCAAGCTCACGCAACTTGCGGCTCTTACACAGAAGATTGTGGCGATCGTGATGCCCTACGTCGACCAGTCCGGGACCGTGAACTACAAGTCGCGCGGTCACTCGACCAAAGAGTGGCTCGCAAACCGCGGGGCGCTCACGACGCAAGAGATCGCCGCCGCAATGGATCGGCTGATGGACGACCTCGCCGGAATCTTGTTCAAGTAGAGCAGCGTGCGAGAGGATAGGGGTCGGGTCACATTTCGGGGGCCTTCGCGGGTTCTCACCAAGAATGTGACCCGACCCCACAGGGATGGATTCCGGCGTACGCCGGAATGACGAGATGGAGAAGATCCATCCGAATTCGGCGTGTGAGGATGAGCGTCGCTACGGGCTCACACCTGACTTCGCCGCGCGCCGGCGCACGACCCACCAGATCAACGCGATCGTGCCCATCTGGATACTGAGAAACTGGGCGGTGGTCAGAAGCCACAGGTGGCCGGGGTCGCCTCGGAGAGTCTCGAGAGCGGATCGGACGACGGCGTAGACCACAAGAAAGCAGAAGAACACCTCGCCCGAGGTCTTTCGGAATCGCCGAACGTTGATGACCAGGAGGAAGATCAGGAATTTGGCGAACGCCTCATAGAGCTGAGCCGGCTTCACTACGCC
This genomic interval carries:
- a CDS encoding IS630 family transposase (programmed frameshift), which produces MAAYSQDLRDRVLRALDRGDGVTATARRFEVSVRWVDEVKRRHRVHGERESRPVGGYRRSRVAGLEPQLRAWIKAEADLTLAQLCERLADQGVTIQPSALWHQLDHWKLTIKKTLHASEQERDDVQAARRAWIETQPALDIATLVFLDETGTSTNMTRARGRAPQGERCIAAVPHGHWKATTFIAGLRYNDITAPMVLDGPMDGPAFLAYVQQCLGPTLKPGDLVIADNLSCHKVAGVQEAIEARGATLRYLPPYLPPYSPDLNPIEQVFAKLKALLRKAAKRTVDSLWEEIGRLLSAFTPAECQNYFASSGYNA
- a CDS encoding response regulator, with product MRTRIAALSPGRKIRQIMIVSTDVTARRNAEAARVYLEAQLQQAQKMESVGRLAGGVAHDYNNMQAVILGYAELALLRADAPPPLRQDLTEIHKAATRSAQITQQLLTFARKQVIQPQVLDINATAAHSLTMLRRLIGAQVQFIWTPAGDLWPVIMDAGQVDQILTNLCLNARDAIGGAGTLVIATANRVVDATQCAVLRETAPEAVPGDFVQLTVTDSGGGMSRDMMAQVFEPFYTTKGVGEGTGLGLASVYGAVKQSGGFIAVASVLGEGTTFSVYLPRCTAALAVSRAPDPAAPHLRGQETILVVEDEPAVRRMTVQALELQGYTVLAADHPRDAILLAQEHGDAIALLLTDVQMPEMSGYDLVVALRSSHPYLKHLFMSGYPSGHPVHGRAGEGQPEDADRFIAKPFSLATLTAKVREALDGA